A stretch of DNA from Juglans microcarpa x Juglans regia isolate MS1-56 chromosome 5D, Jm3101_v1.0, whole genome shotgun sequence:
TAAGCCTAGAGTCCTCGTGAAGATAAAGAAGTCCTCTAGCAATACCAACAATAATATCGTAGCATGTCTTCCATTCAAGCTGACTGCGTTTTTTCGAATCTGAAAACATTTTTGAAGATCATTCGTTCATATTTCTTAGAGCAATTCGGAATATAACCAAGCTAATGGGCAGAAGGTTGAAGGAACAAAccgaatataaataaatcaaggcTTCTATTGGGCATGAATTCGTAAACAACCAGCTTTTCATGGCCCTCTATTGCACATCCCAAGAGCTTCACCAGGTTTCTGTGCTGAAGTTTTGCAATAACTTTgatctcatttttaaattcCTCCAAGCCTTGCCATGACTTCCTCGACAACCTTTTAACTGCTATTGTCTTACCATCTGGAAGTACACCCTGAGAAAATACCCAGAATCAGGCATAAATTCGGTACGGTGAAACAACCCTGGAGCCGCTTTAAACAGAGAAGTTGATGTTACCTTGTATACAGTGCCAAATCCACCAATTCCCAGTTTATTTGAATCTGAAAAGTTATCTGTAGCTGCCATTAGTGTCGATAGATTCATGAAGGGCAGCTCTTCAGAACTAATCAATTCACCCTCTTCTGTAATGTCGACTCCCATGGGCCCAGACAACTCATGTATTAGTGCGTTCTGGCTTCTTtcatcatctgcaaataaaCATTAAATTAATCTCCTTCTCGAATCGAATTGAACTCACTTTGCGATGGTTAGTCATTTAGTTCTATTCACCTATTTCGGTTCTCTTCTTCCGCCCATGATAGGAGGTCCAAAAGCCAACGATTACTGCTAATACTGAGAGCGGGATACACGAAACGATCGCAACCATCCAAATCTTCCATTTAGCCTCTGTATTTTGACAAAAAGAACTGCCTTCAAAATTGGATTTACCACGATTACTCTTTTGGGTTATAGAATTTTGACAGcttttagataaatatttttctgaGTGAAGTTCACAGTGAGACCAGGTTATATGGTTTAATTACATATACAAACTTTAGCTTGAAtttatatgatttgatttgatattacgttgatttgattttcataattatcaaaacacatttttatttgatattctCAATTGTAATTGATCAATACAAAGCATAGATCTTAACTTATGGAGAAATTacattgaaatgagataaaataaatatcttaattattataaaattcaaatcaagaattttatttgatattttctccGACACCCCGTACGAACTATAGTTATAAAAGCAAGCGGTGTATAAATACATAGTTAGGCCTAGCCCTATCATacaaaatgagaataaaaaacaagaagaagaaaagaccaTCATCATTATGGACAGAAAAATTAATCAAAGATCTTATGGGCTTACCGTTAGAAGTTGGGTAGGTTAACATCAAACCTGAGCCGTTGTAGAAACGGTACAGCTGAAACCTCGCATTACAATTCCTAGAAACGATAAAACCACCTTCAAGAGAAGAGCAGCATGCCTGAAGATCTTTTAAGGCGGAGTCCAAACATTTATGACAGTCTTCTTGTGCCATGTCCATAGTACATTGTACAAGACCATAGATTGTTTTCTTCCTCGTGAATTGAATTTCACCAGTGGCGAACATGCGTTTAGAGGGATCAAACGCAGTCTCTTTTGAGATGCTATTCAACAAGTACGTTAAAACTTGATCAAAATGATCAGGATTTGATACCTTCTTGATCATCTCCAGTTGTTTCTGATCTGGATACTTTCCGGTATAAACCATCAAGGAAGAGAAATTTTGGAAGGAGTAGCGAACTTGACAGAGGTCAAACCATATAATCGCAGCTTTCCTTTTGCACTGCTTCAAGATTTCCTGGCTTGCATTCTCTATACAAATCCGACAAACTGTGGAGTTGACATCCCCTCTACAGAGCGCTTGTCCATAGACTCTGTCTCGGCCCTCTCCAACGGAGGTGTTATTGAAACCGTTCGTCCAAGTACTGCAAGACCAAGACTCAAGAAGAAGCttgaggttgttttcaaatGGGCTGTTAAGTGGGTAGTTTTTGAAGTTTTCCTCACAAAAGGTTTTGAGAAGGGAATCTCCACCAGCAAGGATATTAGGACgcaaaaaaaatgatacaatcAAGAAAGCCAGAAATGAGTGTACATATTCTTTCTCCATCTTCCGAATATGATGGCAGCACACAGGATAGGGTGAATAGTTTAGCAAAAAAAGGCAGTGGAGATCAAAGCACATATCAGGGTATCGGAATACTTCATGTCAGCATGCGCGACATTTCTTCCATTGACAACATGATATTATAGCCTCATGAGACTTTGTAGAAGGTTAAACTGTTGAACATTACACAGAAACTTCCGCCCTTGAATTAGTTATTGAGGACACAAATTTTAGGACTGACTTTTCCCGATGGTGATGGGTACAGATCGAAGACGATAAGTTTTTTGACCGTTCCGATCGAGTGAAGATATATAACATCCTGCACATTCCGTGAAAATTCTTGCCAATTGAAGTATGATATCGATGTTGATGGAACAGCATCAATTATTAttacagtttttctttttaaatttgtttgagAATAAAAACCAAAGATGCTCCGACCTCCAAAATTTCTCCATTGTGATCCCCACATATCGTAGAGATTGCTGAGAAAGAATCTCTGACTTTAACGTCAAAAGAGAAACTTATTTGATTTTGAGACACTGGCTTCCATACTTccatttggttttgtttgttttcctaACCATGCATGTTagatattttaacatgaacattaataactGGATCTTTAATTTTCTATGATCTACAATAATAAACAACAGCAGTAAAAGACGTACATTTTtccatctgtttgatgaagaaattaacctgactatgagagaaggatcaccctaATAACTTGGCCTCACTAGGgtctcccgatggctagaggcactctaATGTTATAGATGAGAACCCTTTAACCCCTTagtgctatttatagacttctggccatcaagaaatctaagtCTTTGTGTTTGACTATGATTAGAGATCTATAGTTAATCTTATTTCTTAGGAGTTTCcttatcccattataactcatctattaattgataagttttgaactattccaaactctatcaagatgggTGAGTGGAACACAGAGTTTAAATAGAACTCTTACAATGCATTCTTGTAGGCTTGATAAATCTGGTTTAGTTGGTCTTTTGCTGTCTTAAGAGAGAGGTTCGTGTGATTATGGGCTGTCATTTCTTTGTCTTCAAATAAAGTCCACGATGATGACTGCAAATAGCTGG
This window harbors:
- the LOC121264367 gene encoding cysteine-rich receptor-like protein kinase 15 isoform X2; the encoded protein is MCFDLHCLFLLNYSPYPVCCHHIRKMEKEYVHSFLAFLIVSFFLRPNILAGGDSLLKTFCEENFKNYPLNSPFENNLKLLLESWSCSTWTNGFNNTSVGEGRDRVYGQALCRGDVNSTVCRICIENASQEILKQCKRKAAIIWFDLCQVRYSFQNFSSLMVYTGKYPDQKQLEMIKKVSNPDHFDQVLTYLLNSISKETAFDPSKRMFATGEIQFTRKKTIYGLVQCTMDMAQEDCHKCLDSALKDLQACCSSLEGGFIVSRNCNARFQLYRFYNGSGLMLTYPTSNDDERSQNALIHELSGPMGVDITEEGELISSEELPFMNLSTLMAATDNFSDSNKLGIGGFGTVYKGVLPDGKTIAVKRLSRKSWQGLEEFKNEIKVIAKLQHRNLVKLLGCAIEGHEKLVVYEFMPNRSLDLFIFDSKKRSQLEWKTCYDIIVGIARGLLYLHEDSRLKIIHRDLKPNNVLLDHEMVVKISDFGMARIFGVDQNTANTRRVVGTYGYMAPEYAMEGLFSVKSDVYSFGVILLEIISGRKNSGFHLTGQAQPLLVYAWKLWNEGKEMKFMDPLLMESCMITQILKCMHIGLLCVQEDPADRPTISMVVVLLGKESIPLPKPKQPALSVGRVIQIDRFPIANPSVNDLTVSIPSPR
- the LOC121264367 gene encoding cysteine-rich receptor-like protein kinase 15 isoform X1 is translated as MCFDLHCLFLLNYSPYPVCCHHIRKMEKEYVHSFLAFLIVSFFLRPNILAGGDSLLKTFCEENFKNYPLNSPFENNLKLLLESWSCSTWTNGFNNTSVGEGRDRVYGQALCRGDVNSTVCRICIENASQEILKQCKRKAAIIWFDLCQVRYSFQNFSSLMVYTGKYPDQKQLEMIKKVSNPDHFDQVLTYLLNSISKETAFDPSKRMFATGEIQFTRKKTIYGLVQCTMDMAQEDCHKCLDSALKDLQACCSSLEGGFIVSRNCNARFQLYRFYNGSGLMLTYPTSNEAKWKIWMVAIVSCIPLSVLAVIVGFWTSYHGRKKRTEIDDERSQNALIHELSGPMGVDITEEGELISSEELPFMNLSTLMAATDNFSDSNKLGIGGFGTVYKGVLPDGKTIAVKRLSRKSWQGLEEFKNEIKVIAKLQHRNLVKLLGCAIEGHEKLVVYEFMPNRSLDLFIFDSKKRSQLEWKTCYDIIVGIARGLLYLHEDSRLKIIHRDLKPNNVLLDHEMVVKISDFGMARIFGVDQNTANTRRVVGTYGYMAPEYAMEGLFSVKSDVYSFGVILLEIISGRKNSGFHLTGQAQPLLVYAWKLWNEGKEMKFMDPLLMESCMITQILKCMHIGLLCVQEDPADRPTISMVVVLLGKESIPLPKPKQPALSVGRVIQIDRFPIANPSVNDLTVSIPSPR